The window AAATTGATTATAAACACACACAGATAACCTTATCTAGAGCTAATCCTTTCACTACCAAATGGGTTTCATTTTATACAGTAAAATCCGATTTAGGACTCTAGAAAAAGAGAGTCATTGTTACCTCAAACTGGTTCTTGAGAAAGTTAAGCTCCTTGTCCAGGTCATTGATGGCCTGATTGTATGCTTGCATCGGGGAAGACTGGTTTGTAGTGCGAACCTGAAAACAGAGCCAATTCATAgacaaaatcaaagatatttctACAAGTCAAAAAACAAGACAATAGAAGTCAACACAACGAGCTTACAAAACAAACTGTTTTTAAAACTCCTCAACAAAAGAAGTGAAGTGTATACAACACAGACAAGGCCATATATGGGCACTGCTCTATGATAACATTAGCCTTGACCTCCCAAATTTTTTGAAAGCGTTTTACATAGGCATAACTCtcaaatcataattttttttaatggaaattcttaaaaaaaatggtTATAACCCCCAAAATCTCTCAGATAGGAGGACCTTAAACAGAGATGATAGTAATGTTCCTTCGAATTAAACATACCCTGACTATGATTTTGTACATGAGAGGATGAGGAAGTTGGCATCCAGAAACACACAACATTTTCGTCACGCTGAAGTTACCTACAATATTCAGAAAACAAAGCTGAGGGAGACCAGACAAGAACAAAAGTGTATATAGAAACCTATTTCAAGtaaga of the Brassica rapa cultivar Chiifu-401-42 chromosome A03, CAAS_Brap_v3.01, whole genome shotgun sequence genome contains:
- the LOC103860740 gene encoding DNA-directed RNA polymerases II, IV and V subunit 11, whose amino-acid sequence is MHPKDARDSSSLKAPKSNFSVTKMLCVSGCQLPHPLMYKIIVRVRTTNQSSPMQAYNQAINDLDKELNFLKNQFEA